A stretch of Nitrospiraceae bacterium DNA encodes these proteins:
- a CDS encoding carboxypeptidase regulatory-like domain-containing protein, with the protein MKRTVVQMLGVILGVLGMGAIPVWAYEESQVKQGGTIRGQVTVAGGMPKAMAFNLVTIPDPVFCGRISTGTGWRIVEDFILGSQGSLKDAIVMLKGIEKGKAFELPKVTIEAKDCDFLPFVNVLRDQDELTVINMDPVEHDIQGYETARDRGARVLFNRPLPMNPFHKVLDLLNRHDHLPGEPMIENIHLQKDRNIFVMQCGFHPYMFSWGMVVDNPYYAITTEDGRFEISDIPPGTYTLSVWHAGMKKYLNREVTIEPNGALSVNFEYQSPAGRRSVHEIQENPHFGLGLLGEEVIIPSLRLQHPS; encoded by the coding sequence ATGAAACGCACGGTGGTACAGATGCTTGGGGTGATTTTGGGTGTCCTGGGAATGGGGGCCATCCCGGTTTGGGCCTATGAGGAAAGTCAGGTCAAACAAGGAGGAACGATTCGTGGGCAAGTGACTGTAGCTGGAGGAATGCCTAAAGCCATGGCCTTTAATTTGGTCACGATTCCCGATCCGGTTTTTTGTGGGCGAATTTCAACCGGAACAGGATGGCGTATTGTTGAAGATTTCATACTTGGCTCTCAGGGATCGCTGAAGGACGCGATCGTAATGCTCAAGGGTATTGAAAAAGGAAAAGCGTTTGAGTTGCCGAAAGTGACCATCGAAGCCAAGGATTGTGATTTTCTCCCATTTGTCAATGTCTTGAGGGATCAGGATGAATTGACGGTCATTAATATGGATCCAGTGGAACATGATATCCAGGGATACGAGACGGCTCGTGATCGTGGGGCCAGGGTCTTGTTTAATCGCCCGCTTCCAATGAATCCATTTCATAAAGTATTGGATTTGCTCAACAGACATGATCATTTACCCGGGGAGCCAATGATCGAAAACATACATTTGCAGAAGGATCGGAATATCTTTGTGATGCAATGCGGGTTTCACCCCTATATGTTTTCCTGGGGGATGGTGGTGGACAATCCCTATTATGCGATTACAACCGAGGATGGCCGGTTTGAGATATCCGACATTCCACCAGGAACCTATACCTTATCAGTCTGGCATGCGGGAATGAAGAAATACCTTAACCGTGAGGTGACCATTGAACCGAATGGGGCATTGTCAGTGAATTTCGAATATCAATCACCCGCGGGCCGCCGCAGTGTTCATGAAATTCAAGAAAATCCCCATTTTGGATTGGGCCTATTAGGGGAGGAAGTTATCATCCCTTCACTTCGTCTCCAGCATCCCTCATGA